The following are from one region of the Acidobacteriota bacterium genome:
- a CDS encoding amidohydrolase family protein — translation MNRRQWLYGAGVIAGAGQLSFGSAAAPANEDSNQPKPLDLTQYEPKSMLQVHESHVEKSKYPLIDFHTHISVAVKSEHGVELGPERQYLGTADELLAVMDRKNIRAMVNLTGGYEKGLAEAVSKYDRTHPGRFYTFTEPSYSRFKEPDYPKVQAQAIEQAHRDGARGLKILKTLGLYLREGITSGTLVKIDDPRFDPMWDACGRLNMPVAIHVSDPIAFFTPTDRFNERYEELNNHPDWSFHGGDFPSNEELLAARNRVMAKHPKTQFVVLHMGNFAENLQNVSENLDRFPNMFVDIAARIGELGRQPRTSRKFFDKYQDRILFATDATPHGDEFPQQVFNDKLYEIYFRFLETEDEYFDYAPAKIPPQGRWRIYGINLPDAILRKVYSETAARLLQI, via the coding sequence ATGAATCGCCGTCAATGGTTGTATGGTGCCGGAGTTATCGCGGGGGCTGGTCAACTTAGCTTCGGTAGTGCGGCTGCTCCAGCCAATGAAGATTCCAACCAGCCCAAGCCTCTGGATCTTACGCAGTACGAACCCAAGAGCATGCTCCAGGTGCATGAGTCGCACGTGGAGAAATCAAAATACCCCCTGATTGATTTCCATACTCATATTTCCGTTGCGGTGAAATCGGAGCATGGTGTGGAACTCGGCCCCGAGCGTCAGTACCTGGGAACGGCCGACGAATTGTTGGCGGTCATGGACCGCAAGAACATTCGCGCAATGGTGAACCTGACGGGCGGCTACGAGAAAGGTCTTGCTGAGGCCGTCTCGAAATATGATCGCACTCACCCCGGGCGCTTTTACACCTTCACCGAGCCGTCCTACTCGCGATTCAAAGAGCCGGATTATCCGAAAGTGCAGGCGCAGGCGATCGAGCAGGCCCATCGCGATGGCGCCAGGGGGCTCAAGATTCTCAAGACCCTGGGGCTCTACCTTCGCGAAGGAATCACATCAGGCACTCTTGTGAAGATCGACGATCCACGATTCGATCCCATGTGGGACGCCTGCGGGCGACTCAACATGCCCGTGGCGATTCACGTCTCGGATCCGATTGCGTTCTTCACTCCGACTGACCGCTTTAACGAGCGTTATGAAGAATTGAACAACCATCCTGACTGGTCCTTTCATGGTGGGGATTTTCCCAGCAACGAGGAATTGCTTGCTGCCCGCAATCGAGTCATGGCAAAGCATCCGAAGACGCAGTTTGTGGTGCTGCACATGGGGAACTTTGCGGAAAACTTGCAGAACGTCTCGGAAAATCTTGACCGTTTTCCCAACATGTTCGTCGACATAGCGGCGCGGATAGGTGAACTGGGACGTCAACCGAGGACTTCCCGAAAATTCTTCGACAAGTATCAGGATCGGATTCTTTTCGCCACCGACGCGACTCCGCACGGCGACGAATTTCCCCAGCAGGTGTTCAACGACAAGCTGTATGAGATTTACTTCCGGTTTCTTGAAACCGAAGACGAGTATTTCGATTACGCTCCGGCAAAGATACCGCCGCAGGGTCGCTGGAGAATTTACGGGATCAATTTGCCGGATGCGATTCTGCGCAAGGTTTACAGCGAAACCGCCGCTCGGCTGTTGCAGATCTAG
- a CDS encoding DUF5107 domain-containing protein — MRFYFQLFGVLALACLSRAEVKVWEGKLSLPTYEEGAPDPNPAFDQFASNRFNYPYTLRDTLTSRRANHDWRAIYIENEYLKCSVLPDIGGHLYTCIDKLSGQSMFYANPSIKKAAVGYRGAWAAFGIEFNFPVSHNWVSMSPVNFAFHKNVDGSASVIVGNVDRVYGMEWTVELLLRPQSTLLEERVTLSNRSDVRHRFYWWNNAAAKISDDSRIVYPMRFAASHGFTEVTPWPMDQDGHDLSIIRNHVHGTVSLFTHGSRENFMGVWHPETKTGTVHFAEYEDLPAKKIWSWGVDAEGLDWRNALSDDKSGYIEIQAGLFRNQETYSFMEPRQTIRFSEYWMPVREIAGISRANLAGVLSIDRSGNHVTAGFNANQPFPRATVAIRNGNKNLFDETVDLMPDHAWIHDLPLTEAAAKYTVEIRDAHGSVLIRQTEGEYDWDPESEIHVGPQSPYRIPEEEKRTDDDWIQLTKEYELNGKILRALDIYMEALRRYPGSFDASKAAGRLAAALLRYDEAKTYLESAHARNTADPEVSYYLGIAYDGLGEMRKAQTAYEEAQRFSSFRAASALKLGEMFAREGDLTESERHLAVAVGAAPGDARSLEELVAVASAAGDSQRAKALAEQGIPHFPLSLLLREELGNPDLNVFANDSTRVLSLAGQYIRLGLYQRGLAVLSRNYPPPLADQSEPGELPPGKHPMIAYFRGYCQERLGQPATRDYTLASQLSTSYVFPSTAEELIALRSAIKANPKDASAHYLLGTLYFSRGLTEPALAEWSSAREANRDVPVLNASLGLTLLHEKHDAAGAVVAFRDGLRTDPANVTIYRGADQALSLLARPASEIVHTLEQFPDLANAPSGLIFELILSLSEAGEFQRAEDFFHDRFFAREEGGTNVRQVWVEVELQKMLSQSRNGRCPDALQTGEHLGAVIDGLPFTRDGLDPFLQSARTNYLVATTYAACGRTQEAQRKLQIASAASAPDELLWAWLASKKLAVSDERQWRERLQSALRQVTNRSENSSYPGWWDYSAGALAAALGQKQEADLQFQKALLLPDRMLSYHLTRLARIETVH; from the coding sequence ATGCGATTCTATTTCCAGCTCTTCGGGGTGCTGGCCTTGGCGTGTCTGTCTCGCGCAGAGGTGAAGGTGTGGGAGGGAAAACTCTCATTGCCCACGTATGAAGAGGGAGCGCCTGACCCGAACCCTGCGTTCGACCAGTTTGCCAGTAACCGCTTCAACTATCCCTATACTCTGCGTGACACGCTGACAAGCCGGCGTGCGAATCACGACTGGCGAGCGATCTACATCGAGAACGAATATTTGAAGTGCTCCGTTCTACCGGACATCGGGGGACATCTCTACACGTGCATCGACAAGCTTTCCGGGCAATCGATGTTCTACGCCAATCCGTCCATCAAGAAGGCAGCGGTCGGATATCGAGGAGCGTGGGCGGCGTTCGGCATCGAGTTCAATTTCCCCGTCTCTCACAACTGGGTAAGCATGTCGCCGGTTAATTTCGCCTTTCACAAGAATGTGGATGGCAGTGCGTCCGTGATCGTTGGCAATGTGGACCGCGTTTACGGCATGGAATGGACTGTTGAACTATTGCTCCGCCCGCAGTCGACATTGCTTGAGGAGCGGGTCACGCTTAGCAACCGAAGCGACGTTCGGCACCGCTTTTACTGGTGGAACAACGCTGCGGCCAAGATCTCGGATGATTCGCGCATCGTCTATCCCATGCGGTTCGCCGCCAGCCATGGATTTACGGAAGTCACGCCGTGGCCGATGGACCAGGACGGACACGACTTGAGCATCATTCGCAATCACGTTCACGGCACGGTTTCGCTCTTTACCCATGGCAGCCGCGAGAACTTCATGGGCGTATGGCATCCGGAGACCAAGACGGGCACCGTACATTTTGCGGAATATGAGGACCTTCCCGCCAAGAAGATTTGGTCCTGGGGTGTGGATGCCGAGGGCCTCGACTGGCGCAATGCACTATCCGACGACAAGAGTGGGTACATAGAAATCCAGGCGGGTCTGTTTCGCAATCAGGAAACCTACTCCTTCATGGAACCGCGCCAGACGATTCGGTTCTCGGAATACTGGATGCCTGTCCGTGAAATTGCCGGAATATCAAGGGCGAACCTGGCCGGAGTCCTAAGTATCGATCGAAGCGGGAATCATGTGACGGCGGGCTTCAACGCGAATCAACCATTTCCCCGAGCGACGGTGGCCATACGAAACGGGAATAAGAATCTGTTTGATGAAACCGTGGATCTCATGCCTGATCATGCCTGGATCCACGACCTTCCTTTGACCGAGGCGGCGGCCAAGTACACAGTCGAAATTCGGGATGCTCACGGTTCCGTCCTGATTCGCCAAACCGAAGGCGAATATGACTGGGATCCTGAGTCAGAAATCCACGTGGGACCGCAGTCTCCCTACCGCATACCTGAGGAAGAAAAAAGAACCGACGACGACTGGATTCAGCTAACGAAAGAATACGAACTGAATGGAAAGATTCTCAGGGCCCTCGACATATATATGGAAGCGCTGCGCCGTTATCCGGGCAGCTTCGACGCCTCGAAAGCAGCAGGGCGCCTGGCCGCCGCCCTCCTGCGATATGACGAAGCGAAAACTTACCTGGAGTCGGCTCATGCGCGAAACACAGCCGATCCAGAAGTTTCCTACTACCTTGGCATCGCTTATGACGGCCTAGGTGAGATGCGCAAGGCGCAAACCGCCTACGAAGAAGCTCAACGTTTTTCTTCTTTTCGCGCTGCTTCGGCGCTAAAGCTGGGAGAGATGTTTGCCCGCGAAGGTGACCTGACGGAGTCGGAGCGTCATCTCGCGGTTGCTGTAGGTGCGGCGCCGGGAGATGCGCGCTCGCTGGAAGAACTGGTTGCTGTTGCATCTGCGGCGGGAGATTCGCAAAGAGCCAAGGCGCTCGCTGAGCAGGGAATCCCTCATTTTCCGCTGAGTTTGCTTTTGCGAGAGGAACTGGGCAATCCGGATCTCAACGTTTTTGCCAACGATTCGACACGGGTTCTAAGCCTCGCAGGGCAATACATACGACTGGGACTTTATCAGCGGGGATTGGCTGTGCTCTCCCGAAACTATCCACCACCGCTCGCTGACCAGAGCGAGCCGGGCGAACTCCCGCCTGGCAAACATCCGATGATCGCCTACTTCCGCGGCTACTGCCAGGAGCGGCTCGGACAGCCTGCGACTCGCGACTACACCCTGGCGTCTCAACTTTCGACGTCCTATGTTTTTCCCAGTACTGCTGAGGAACTCATTGCTCTGCGAAGCGCCATCAAAGCAAATCCCAAGGATGCGTCGGCCCATTATCTGCTGGGCACACTGTATTTCTCGCGCGGACTCACTGAGCCTGCGCTCGCCGAGTGGTCGAGTGCGCGGGAGGCGAATCGCGATGTGCCTGTACTCAATGCAAGCTTAGGGCTCACTCTTTTGCACGAGAAACATGATGCTGCAGGAGCCGTAGTTGCGTTTCGGGATGGCCTGCGCACCGACCCTGCGAACGTCACGATCTATCGGGGCGCGGATCAGGCGCTCAGCCTTCTCGCGAGACCCGCCAGCGAAATAGTTCACACCCTCGAGCAGTTCCCAGACCTGGCTAACGCCCCCTCCGGGTTGATTTTTGAATTGATCCTTAGCCTTTCTGAGGCAGGAGAGTTTCAGCGCGCCGAGGATTTTTTTCACGATCGATTTTTTGCGCGCGAGGAGGGTGGGACCAATGTTCGTCAGGTTTGGGTCGAAGTCGAACTGCAAAAAATGCTCTCTCAATCTCGCAACGGGCGGTGTCCGGATGCTCTGCAAACGGGCGAGCATCTCGGAGCAGTGATCGATGGGTTGCCCTTTACCCGGGACGGATTGGATCCGTTTCTTCAGTCTGCGCGAACGAACTATCTCGTCGCCACCACCTATGCTGCTTGCGGGCGGACTCAGGAAGCGCAGCGAAAACTGCAGATTGCCTCCGCGGCGAGTGCTCCCGATGAATTGCTTTGGGCCTGGCTGGCCTCCAAGAAATTGGCGGTTAGTGATGAGCGGCAGTGGCGAGAGCGCCTGCAGTCTGCCCTTCGGCAAGTGACCAATCGGAGTGAAAACAGCAGCTACCCGGGGTGGTGGGACTATAGTGCCGGCGCCCTTGCGGCCGCGCTCGGTCAGAAGCAGGAGGCGGATCTTCAGTTCCAGAAAGCTCTGCTACTGCCGGATCGCATGTTGTCATACCACCTCACCAGGCTCGCGCGTATCGAGACGGTTCATTGA
- a CDS encoding glucosamine-6-phosphate deaminase, with product MNIKVLADKESLGRTAADHAASSLRRAIHDQGGARIIAATGASQFEFLDALTSAPGIDWGRVEVFHLDEYVGLPITHPASFRKYLFERLIHKTGVTRYHLLDGDGDPEASIRKVARSLQSKPVDIAFAGIGENAHIAFNDPPANFETDEPYLIVDLDDACRQQQVNEGWFAELKDVPRKAISMSVRELMRAKEIIAIVPDTRKAQAVKMCLEGEVSPMVPASILRNHPNATLYLDHDSAALLSSGVSTR from the coding sequence TTGAACATTAAAGTGTTGGCAGACAAGGAATCGCTAGGCCGCACGGCAGCGGATCATGCGGCAAGTTCTCTTCGGCGTGCGATCCACGATCAGGGAGGCGCACGCATCATCGCAGCGACTGGAGCTTCCCAATTTGAATTTCTGGATGCATTAACCAGCGCGCCGGGCATCGACTGGGGCCGCGTCGAAGTGTTTCACCTCGACGAATACGTCGGACTTCCCATCACCCACCCCGCAAGTTTCCGCAAATATCTCTTCGAGAGGCTGATTCACAAGACCGGCGTTACTCGATACCACTTGCTGGATGGCGACGGAGACCCGGAGGCTAGCATACGGAAAGTTGCGAGGAGCCTCCAATCGAAACCCGTTGACATTGCTTTTGCTGGAATCGGAGAGAATGCGCACATTGCGTTTAACGATCCGCCCGCGAATTTTGAGACGGATGAGCCGTATCTCATCGTTGACCTCGACGATGCCTGCCGCCAGCAGCAGGTCAACGAAGGTTGGTTTGCGGAGCTTAAGGATGTTCCTCGAAAGGCAATCTCGATGTCCGTGCGAGAATTGATGCGCGCCAAGGAAATCATCGCGATTGTCCCGGACACGCGCAAGGCGCAGGCCGTGAAGATGTGCCTTGAGGGAGAGGTTAGTCCAATGGTGCCTGCCTCGATTTTGCGCAACCACCCCAACGCGACCCTTTATCTCGATCACGATTCGGCTGCGCTCTTGAGTTCGGGAGTCTCCACCAGGTAA
- a CDS encoding MFS transporter, with protein MPVLTPGTAPTVRPIRNLRWWICALLFASTVINYIDRQTLSLLSPYLKQIYHWTNSDYANLLIGFRIAYSIGQTVFGRLMDRLGTRRGLTLSVLWYSLVSIATSLASGFYSFATFRFLLGAGESANWPGAIKAVSEWFPKRERALATAFYDSGSSIGGAIAPFIVLPIYFRWGWRPVFVIPGLLGLVWLLIWRKSYRSPQEHPRLSSEERAMILADSSDDGGSTGKSHPSWIALLRLPQTWGVIVARAFTDPVWYFIADWFPIYLVAKGISLKSGLIAIWIPFIAADLGNFFGGATSGYLIKKGWSLGAARKALIVFGGVGVTLLIPTILTVNLAALTLLFALSTFCYAAFSTIANVLPSDLFASDSVASVSGLSGTGSGLGTIVAFKLIGYLTDANQSLATHSFDSIIIVAGLVPFVGMILVLLLVRNNAATRQGLVRPI; from the coding sequence ATGCCAGTTCTCACGCCAGGCACTGCGCCGACGGTGCGGCCTATTCGCAATCTGCGCTGGTGGATCTGCGCGCTGCTCTTCGCGTCGACCGTCATCAATTACATTGACCGCCAGACTCTTTCGCTACTCTCGCCTTACCTCAAGCAGATCTACCATTGGACCAATAGCGACTACGCGAATCTGCTCATCGGATTTCGAATTGCCTACTCGATCGGCCAGACCGTATTTGGCAGGCTGATGGATCGTCTGGGGACCAGACGTGGGCTGACGCTTTCCGTCCTTTGGTACTCCCTGGTATCGATTGCCACTTCTCTGGCAAGCGGATTCTACAGTTTCGCGACTTTCAGGTTTCTTCTGGGCGCGGGCGAATCCGCGAATTGGCCAGGCGCCATAAAGGCAGTGTCCGAGTGGTTTCCTAAGCGCGAACGGGCGCTGGCCACGGCATTCTATGACAGCGGCTCATCGATCGGGGGAGCAATCGCTCCATTCATCGTGCTACCCATCTATTTTCGTTGGGGATGGCGACCCGTTTTTGTGATTCCCGGCCTGTTAGGGCTTGTGTGGCTTTTAATATGGCGCAAGTCGTATCGCAGCCCTCAAGAACATCCGCGCCTGAGTAGTGAGGAACGCGCAATGATCCTCGCGGATTCTTCTGATGATGGCGGTTCCACAGGGAAATCTCATCCAAGCTGGATTGCACTGCTTAGGCTCCCTCAGACTTGGGGAGTGATTGTTGCCAGAGCCTTTACGGATCCGGTGTGGTACTTCATCGCGGATTGGTTTCCGATCTATCTGGTGGCCAAGGGAATTTCTTTGAAAAGCGGCTTGATTGCGATCTGGATTCCATTTATCGCGGCCGATCTCGGAAACTTTTTCGGCGGCGCAACATCCGGATATCTGATCAAGAAAGGGTGGTCGCTCGGCGCTGCCCGCAAAGCGCTTATCGTCTTCGGCGGCGTCGGTGTGACTCTCCTGATCCCGACGATTCTCACCGTGAACCTTGCAGCGCTTACCTTGCTGTTTGCGCTTTCGACTTTTTGCTACGCCGCATTTTCGACGATCGCGAATGTATTGCCCTCTGATCTCTTCGCGAGCGATTCCGTGGCTTCGGTGAGTGGATTGAGTGGGACGGGCTCGGGCCTCGGGACGATCGTTGCGTTCAAATTGATTGGCTATTTAACCGACGCAAATCAGTCTCTGGCTACCCACTCGTTTGATTCGATCATTATCGTGGCGGGCCTGGTGCCGTTCGTAGGGATGATTCTGGTGCTCCTGCTTGTTCGGAATAATGCGGCCACTCGGCAAGGTCTGGTGCGCCCAATCTAA
- a CDS encoding substrate-binding domain-containing protein: MTRGKDTRLLAEQRRRKILDLIEQTGQITVRELVERFAVSAVTARGDLDALCSEDLAVRSHGGAIHKLPADADLASESPEPQKYVEIARLAKVSPSTVLRVANGNPRVAPSVRSVVTAAARKLGTTLEAGRRNRTITFVLGNRDTVNEFQSKILLGAEGYCAQHDWDMQFICFRSDLKSPMGTVHLPEALMRPNRPGGVILTGTHSASILSALSEKRIAFSLVGNNIVGEWQPEKYDCVFTDDVSGSTEITRYLIAEGHRKIWYIGNRRLPWFARCADGYLHAMSEADLEPRFSDISSEDRELGYLAVKALLAKGERPTALFVGTDQAASGVYQALQESGIRIPDDISVAGFNDTIGEVLHPGLTTVREFPKELGGHLAEFTVRRIQEPDLPPQQLVMPTELIRRESVRAIASNPALGTSTYLQENVL; encoded by the coding sequence ATGACCAGAGGCAAGGACACTCGTCTGTTGGCGGAGCAGCGTCGCCGTAAAATCCTGGACCTGATTGAGCAAACAGGACAGATTACGGTGCGCGAACTGGTCGAGCGATTCGCAGTTTCTGCCGTTACCGCGCGGGGAGATCTGGACGCCTTGTGTTCGGAGGACCTGGCCGTACGTTCGCACGGTGGAGCGATCCACAAGTTGCCAGCCGATGCAGATCTCGCCTCGGAGTCCCCCGAACCGCAGAAGTATGTTGAAATTGCACGCCTCGCAAAGGTTAGCCCGTCTACAGTCTTGCGCGTGGCCAATGGAAATCCTCGGGTTGCCCCCTCGGTACGGTCTGTAGTAACTGCCGCCGCTCGCAAACTGGGTACGACCTTGGAAGCCGGCAGAAGAAATCGCACCATCACCTTTGTGTTGGGTAATCGCGACACGGTGAACGAGTTTCAGTCCAAAATCCTTCTTGGGGCCGAGGGATACTGCGCCCAGCATGATTGGGACATGCAGTTCATATGTTTTCGATCGGATTTGAAATCACCGATGGGAACCGTGCATCTTCCAGAGGCGCTGATGCGACCGAACCGGCCGGGTGGCGTGATTCTGACCGGGACACATTCGGCCAGCATTCTGTCGGCACTCTCCGAGAAACGTATCGCCTTCTCTTTGGTAGGAAACAACATCGTCGGCGAATGGCAACCGGAAAAATATGACTGTGTTTTCACGGACGATGTAAGCGGTTCCACCGAGATTACGCGATACCTGATCGCTGAGGGGCACAGAAAGATCTGGTATATCGGCAACCGGCGTCTCCCCTGGTTCGCTCGTTGCGCTGACGGCTACCTCCACGCCATGAGCGAAGCCGACCTTGAGCCCCGCTTCAGCGACATTAGCTCCGAAGATCGTGAACTCGGGTACTTGGCTGTAAAGGCCCTGCTGGCGAAGGGAGAGCGGCCGACAGCATTGTTTGTGGGCACCGATCAGGCAGCCTCAGGGGTATATCAGGCTCTGCAGGAATCTGGAATCCGAATTCCCGATGACATCAGCGTCGCGGGTTTCAATGACACAATCGGCGAAGTCTTGCATCCGGGGCTTACCACCGTGCGCGAGTTCCCCAAGGAGCTTGGTGGACATCTAGCTGAATTTACCGTGCGCCGCATTCAGGAACCCGATTTGCCTCCGCAGCAACTTGTCATGCCAACGGAACTCATTCGCCGTGAAAGCGTTCGGGCCATCGCGTCAAACCCTGCCTTGGGAACATCGACGTACCTTCAAGAAAATGTTCTCTGA
- a CDS encoding heparinase II/III family protein: MRRRDFLAALAASALLNPSKGLSQVPLQRRRLLISATDPFTGLALLRTRYAAGMRPSQDMEGWALSWLLTGEQSFAEQALTAMRSGHVAKGAKPSRSWADYARWSLAFDWLSGYPGFEPALQDRIAAELMEGAAAMLATADFSDPSQFSYHNYSLRYLALPTFVSAALEGYAGCNNRCSSWRAQVAKCLANILETTNLVSPEGSYHESMDYMRITWSCLTLLAELQRTTTGIDPAHRYSVFANIGNTYLYKILPDGTPSREGDNEYPILDLRDTAVLGYAVNRFKDPYSAWLLRKSGFVPKQWVIPVLEFLWDDPEVTARDPASTTENELPRARYFPGVGHLVMRDGWKSDSTWIEFDCGPYLAKHQHLDQNQITIYHQGYLAIDSGADYTDSESPHYLNYYRRTIAHNTVLVYDPREKFFWSQNLLAAANDGGQRMDSSRLWNTVRGPEDWEHTRDLWNLGTMRVVDHAPGHYDYALGDATNAYSRDKLKKFTREVLYVPEKNLLFVFDHVVSVDPAFRKVWLLHGVNQPSVDADDGKATEKTKEFSNAATFRFREGSGELLVHSLLPCDRVVTRRGGQGADFFCPGDERGGAWGSGENWPLDPQEGSEIPEDPKLRRMWKTFWGADFSKVQPSNRKNVVPGAWRVEVSPAQPAQEDFFLHVFEIGETGIVGKRTELIDGANFIGAATESGPFALFAKSDSSVLGGEAYLPNLACDSLVVSGLQPDTVYELSFTGPNVAKSSASPPPGVLIDMLRPRSNSKGIVRVEKPHLGDLSLRINRV, encoded by the coding sequence ATGAGACGGCGTGATTTTCTTGCAGCCTTGGCGGCGTCAGCCCTCCTTAACCCATCGAAAGGCCTGTCACAGGTCCCGTTGCAGCGCCGTCGACTGTTGATTTCCGCTACTGATCCGTTCACAGGTCTGGCCTTGCTGCGGACGCGGTATGCGGCTGGAATGCGTCCTTCTCAGGACATGGAGGGCTGGGCGCTGTCGTGGCTGCTCACAGGTGAACAGAGCTTCGCTGAACAGGCGCTCACGGCCATGCGTTCCGGCCACGTTGCGAAGGGCGCCAAGCCCTCGCGCTCGTGGGCGGACTATGCCCGCTGGTCGTTGGCATTCGATTGGCTCTCAGGTTATCCAGGATTCGAGCCAGCCCTACAGGATCGGATTGCGGCTGAACTCATGGAAGGCGCCGCAGCAATGCTAGCGACAGCCGACTTTTCAGATCCAAGCCAGTTCTCTTATCACAACTACAGCCTGCGCTACCTCGCGTTGCCGACATTTGTCTCCGCGGCGCTCGAGGGCTATGCGGGTTGCAACAATCGATGTAGTTCCTGGCGAGCGCAGGTGGCGAAGTGCCTCGCCAATATCCTCGAGACCACAAATCTAGTTTCGCCGGAAGGCAGTTACCACGAGTCCATGGACTATATGCGGATCACATGGTCCTGCCTGACGCTGCTCGCGGAGTTGCAGCGCACGACCACTGGCATCGATCCCGCCCACCGTTATTCTGTGTTCGCCAATATCGGCAACACTTACTTGTACAAGATCCTGCCCGATGGAACGCCGTCGCGAGAAGGCGACAATGAATATCCGATTCTGGATCTGCGCGACACCGCCGTGTTGGGCTATGCCGTCAATCGATTCAAGGATCCCTACAGCGCCTGGCTTTTGCGGAAGAGTGGTTTCGTCCCGAAACAATGGGTCATTCCGGTCCTCGAATTTCTCTGGGATGACCCCGAAGTCACGGCGCGCGACCCAGCGTCAACAACAGAGAATGAATTGCCGCGCGCGCGCTATTTTCCGGGAGTAGGCCATCTGGTGATGCGCGACGGCTGGAAATCCGATTCAACCTGGATCGAATTCGATTGCGGTCCTTATCTGGCGAAGCACCAGCACCTCGATCAGAACCAGATCACGATCTACCATCAAGGGTATTTGGCGATTGACAGTGGCGCTGATTACACAGATAGCGAGAGCCCACATTACCTCAACTACTATCGCCGCACGATCGCTCACAATACCGTATTGGTCTACGATCCGCGTGAAAAATTCTTTTGGTCGCAGAATTTGTTGGCAGCGGCCAACGACGGCGGCCAACGTATGGATTCCTCGCGCCTTTGGAACACGGTGCGGGGCCCCGAAGATTGGGAGCACACCCGGGACTTGTGGAATCTGGGCACCATGCGGGTGGTCGATCATGCACCAGGCCACTACGACTACGCGTTGGGCGATGCGACCAACGCCTATTCGCGTGACAAATTGAAAAAATTCACGCGTGAAGTTCTTTACGTGCCGGAAAAGAACCTGCTATTTGTTTTCGACCACGTCGTGAGCGTCGATCCTGCCTTCCGCAAGGTGTGGCTCCTTCACGGCGTCAACCAGCCAAGCGTGGACGCGGATGACGGAAAGGCAACAGAGAAGACGAAAGAATTCAGCAATGCTGCAACCTTCCGTTTCCGCGAGGGCTCCGGAGAACTGCTGGTGCACTCACTGTTGCCATGCGACCGCGTGGTTACGCGCCGCGGCGGCCAGGGCGCCGATTTCTTTTGCCCCGGGGATGAACGTGGCGGCGCTTGGGGTAGCGGCGAAAATTGGCCGTTGGATCCGCAAGAAGGGTCCGAGATACCCGAGGATCCCAAGCTCCGGCGGATGTGGAAAACGTTTTGGGGCGCTGATTTTTCCAAGGTTCAGCCTTCGAACCGAAAGAATGTGGTGCCGGGCGCGTGGCGTGTGGAAGTGTCGCCGGCGCAACCAGCGCAGGAAGACTTTTTCCTTCACGTTTTTGAAATTGGAGAGACCGGTATTGTTGGTAAGCGCACGGAGTTGATCGATGGAGCCAACTTTATCGGCGCTGCCACCGAGTCTGGGCCTTTCGCATTGTTCGCCAAGTCGGATTCCTCTGTGCTTGGCGGAGAAGCATATTTGCCAAATCTCGCTTGCGATTCACTTGTTGTATCGGGGCTCCAGCCAGACACCGTGTACGAGCTGAGCTTTACCGGGCCGAACGTTGCTAAGTCCTCGGCGTCGCCGCCGCCCGGTGTCTTGATCGATATGCTCCGGCCCCGCTCTAACAGCAAAGGAATCGTGCGAGTGGAAAAGCCCCACCTGGGCGATCTGAGTCTTCGAATAAATCGAGTTTGA